A window of the Archocentrus centrarchus isolate MPI-CPG fArcCen1 chromosome 17, fArcCen1, whole genome shotgun sequence genome harbors these coding sequences:
- the LOC115795344 gene encoding uncharacterized protein LOC115795344, with translation MLFLPAAALCCLCSALLTMAAEQLIQDDLTLTRRVGDKVSFSCRTEQCWSSIPYVFWYQKKETETFRVIGWTPLSSGSCTLTKGYGHPQKDDFSAEKKESACELKIDQVKLDHSATYYCSCYKSAPHRWYLIFGSGTKLSVTAPPRVHVEESSSLLCVPPAMFPSLVQLSCKRQKKNGGLEELPPAEGEQLQLIHENSTYKCSCYIKDGGRTVEAQTQEELPAPAASCPPEREPADLPALQPADWSFQSQCRVKLLCLLSTVLIVKSLVYCCGLSLLMILRNKGASTNCTHAD, from the exons ATGCTTTTCctcccagctgctgctctgtgctgtctgtgttcag cacTGCTTACCATggcagcagaacagctgattcAGGACGATTTAACATTGACCAGGAGAGTTGGAGACAAAGTCTCCTTCAGCTGTAGGACTGAACAGTGTTGGAGCAGTATACCCTATGTGTTCTGGTAccagaagaaagaaacagaaacattcaGAGTGATTGGGTGGACACCTCTGAGTAGTGGTAGTTGCACCCTTACTAAAGGTTATGGTCATCCTCAGAAAGATGATTTCTctgctgagaaaaaagaaagtgccTGTGAGTTGAAAATAGATCAAGTTAAACTCGATCATTCAGCCACCTACTACTGCTCCTGTTATAAATCTGCTCCCCACA GATGGTACCTCATCTTTGGCTCTGGAACCAAACTGAGTGTAACAG CTCCACCCAGAGTCCATGTGGAGGAGAGCagctccctgctgtgtgtgccCCCAGCCATGTTTCCTTCTCTGGTCCAGCTGTCTTGtaaaagacagaagaagaacGGCGGGCTGGAggagctgccccctgctgagggagagcagctgcagctgatccATGAGAACAGCACATATAAATGCAGCTGCTACATCAAGGATGGCGGCAGAACAGTGGAGGCCCAAACACAAGAAG agCTTCCAGCTCCAGCAGCCTCCTGTCCTCCAGAGAGAGAGCCAGCAGACCTGCCAGCTCTGCAGCCAGCTGACT gGTCCTTCCAGTCTCAGTGCAGGGTGAAGCTGCTCTGCCTGCTGTCCACAGTGCTGATAGTGAAGAGTCTGGTGTACTGCTGTGGACTCTCTCTGCTGATGATCCTCAGAAACAAGGGAGCGTCCACCAACTGCACACATGCTGACTGA